In one Oryza glaberrima chromosome 2, OglaRS2, whole genome shotgun sequence genomic region, the following are encoded:
- the LOC127762784 gene encoding pectinesterase-like: protein MCLYIAPMHLHTHQAKDMETLGRRRRVAVLAWCNAIAMALALATPVAAVAANHGDTAAAKDNVAVVPRIAASAAAAASSVNVTAICMATPYPSACETALSSAAARGAANDPFAASVQFAMTRAESARALARNLSASSSRPRVAPSGMDDCAELLDISLDQLHDALAARAADAAGVTTWLSAALTNQGTCGDSLAAVPDPAARSAVRARVAALEQFIGTALALHAKLNNGGSGSSSPAPPSRAAFPSWVTKHDRHLLSSPASTIAPDAVVALDGSGTHTSISDAIAAVTAPPPPAHHPTASGGGGGGGSRKVIYVKAGRYEESVSITSKQKDVMLLGDGKGKTVISGHRSVAGGYTTYASATVAAMGSGFIAKGLTIVNSAGPGKGQAVALRVGGDLSVVYNCGIEAYQDTLYVHSNRQFYAADDISGTVDFIFGNAAAVIQGCEIQARRPGPGQEDTVTAQGRSDPNQNTGISIHRCRITGAPDLGGTPVYLGRPWRRYSRTVVMGTFLDRSIAPAGWLEWSGQFGLSTLYYGEYGNTGPGAGTRRRVTWSGVHTSMSTSDATRFTVANFIVGDAWLPATGVTYTSGL, encoded by the exons ATGTGCTTGTACATTGCACCCATGCATCTACACACGCATCAAGCTAAGGACATGGAAAcgcttgggaggaggaggagagtggcCGTCCTTGCATGGTGCAATGCCATTGCAATGGCGCTAGCTCTAGCGACACCGGTGGCGGCTGTCGCTGCCAACcacggcgacacggcggcggcgaaggacaATGTGGCCGTCGTCCCGAGGATtgccgcctcggcggcggcggcggcgtcgagcgtgAACGTCACGGCCATCTGCATGGCGACGCCGTACCCGAGCGCGTGCGAGACGGcgctctcgtcggcggcggcgcggggcgcggccaACGACCCGTTCGCGGCGTCGGTGCAGTTCGCGATGACCCGCGCCGAGTCGGCGCGCGCGCTGGCCCGCAACctgtcggcgtcgtcgtcgaggccaCGCGTGGCGCCGAGCGGCATGGACGACTGCGCCGAGCTGCTCGACATCAGCCTCGACCAGCTCCacgacgcgctcgccgcgcgcgccgcggacgCGGCCGGCGTGACGACGTGGCTCAGCGCCGCGCTGACGAACCAGGGCACGTGCGGCGacagcctcgccgccgttccCGACCCCGCGGCGCGCTCCGCCGTGCGCGCCCGGGTCGCCGCGCTCGAGCAGTTCATCGGCACGGCGCTGGCTCTCCACGCCAAGCTCAACAATGGCGGCAGCgggagctcctcgccggcgccgccgagccgcgccgcgtTCCCATCCTGGGTCACCAAGCACGACAGGCACCTCCTCTCATCCCCCGCGAGCACCATCGCGCCGGACGCCGTGGTGGCCCTCGACGGCAGCGGGACGCACACGAGCATCAGCGACGCGATCGCCGCCgtgaccgcgccgccgccgccggcgcaccaccccacggcgagcggcggcggcggcggcggagggagccgaAAGGTGATCTACGTGAAGGCCGGGAGGTACGAGGAGAGCGTGAGCATCACGAGCAAGCAGAAGGACGTGATGCTGCTCGGCGACGGCAAGGGGAAGACGGTCATCTCCGGCCACCGGAGCGTCGCCGGCGGCTACACCACCTacgcctccgccaccgtcg CTGCAATGGGGTCGGGGTTTATAGCCAAGGGCCTGACGATCGTGAACAGTGCCGGGCCGGGGAAGGGCCAGGCGGTGGCGctgcgcgtcggcggcgacctctCTGTCGTGTACAATTGCGGCATTGAGGCGTACCAGGACACGCTCTACGTGCACTCCAACCGGCAGTTctacgccgccgacgacatctCCGGCACGGTGGACTTCATCTTCGGCAACGCCGCGGCGGTCATCCAGGGCTGCGAGATCCAGGCCCGGCGGCCCGGCCCGGGCCAGGAGGACACCGTCACGGCCCAGGGCCGGTCCGACCCGAACCAGAACACTGGCATCTCTATCCATCGGTGCCGGATCACCGGCGCGCCGGACCTCGGCGGCACGCCGGTGTATCTGGGCCGTCCGTGGCGGAGGTACTCACGGACGGTCGTGATGGGGACGTTCCTGGACCGTTCGATCGCACCGGCCGGGTGGCTCGAGTGGTCGGGCCAGTTCGGGCTCAGCACGCTCTACTATGGCGAGTACGGCAACACCGGGCCCGGCGCGGGGACACGTCGGCGGGTGACGTGGAGCGGCGTGCACACGTCGATGTCCACGTCGGACGCCACGAGGTTCACCGTGGCAAACTTTATCGTTGGGGATGCGTGGCTACCTGCCACTGGAGTTACCTACACTTCAGGTCTGTAG
- the LOC127762786 gene encoding uncharacterized protein LOC127762786, with protein MDPSLKSLPSMQLVHHPSPSQTSKAMNQMAAMSSCHHLSSSISTPRFGTRKATMAKFVRAPVHSCSCSNAHLSQTAAPAKMVFEDQVRGVVCYRDDKGDMICEGYDEGPRLGMRLPEKACFPWPMGVQVTDFIELSTLRVFEDVDSLQPRKDQKGKL; from the exons ATGGATCCATCATTGAAAAGCTTGCCCTCTATGCAACTAGTTCACCACCCTTCTCCTTCCCAAACTAGCAAGGCCATGAACCAAATGGCGGCAATGAGCTCTTGCCATCACCTTTCTTCCTCCATTTCCACCCCAAGATTTGGCACAAGGAAGGCAACCATGGCCAAGTTCGTCAGAGCTCCAGTGcacagctgcagctgcagcaatgCTCACCTCTCCCAAACTGCAGCACCTGCCAAGATG GTATTTGAAGACCAGGTGAGAGGAGTGGTATGTTACAGAGATGATAAGGGGGATATGATCTGCGAAGGGTACGATGAAGGGCCTAGGCTTGGCATGCGGCTGCCGGAGAAGGCCTGCTTCCCATG GCCTATGGGGGTTCAAGTCACCGATTTCATCGAGCTGTCGACGCTTCGAGTTTTCGAAGACGTCGATTCTCTGCAGCCCAGGAAAGATCAGAAGGGGAAGCTCTGA
- the LOC127761314 gene encoding transcription termination factor MTERF4, chloroplastic, with protein sequence MLPFVRSLRRLGPAAADGRLLLPLAPLSSKAAAPPPEYEMPSVTWGVIQGRKERLVSRVLALDFLRSAGVSDPAGELEAVELPSSLEVLQERLDFLLRLGLSTDDLSAYPLLLACSLRKNAIPVLSYLEKLGVTRARLAAFVRAYPACLHASVAVDLTPVVKSLRGLDVDRQDLPRVLERYPDILGLKPDGTISTSVAYLVGIVGVAPRDIGPMVTHFPFFLGMRVGTTIKPLCEYITSLGLPMRILARILEKRPYILGYDLEETVKPNVEALLSFGIRKEMLPLVIAQYPPILGLPLKTKLAAQQYFFNLKLQIDPDAFACAIEKLPQLVSLHQNIILKLVEFLRGRGISNEDVARMVVRCPQILLLRMELMKNSLYFFKSEMKRPISELLDYPEYFTYSLESRIKPRYMRVSTKGIRCSLDWFLNCSDQRFEERMRGDFIEGDAPGPSFTMGGKLQMPGSQLVSDDDNAESDDEVLYRRTVML encoded by the coding sequence ATGCTCCCCTTCGTCCGCTCACTCCGTAGGCTCGGCCCTGCCGCGGCCGATGGGcgcctccttctccccctcGCTCCGCTCTCCTCGaaggcggccgcgccgccgccggagtacgAGATGCCGTCGGTGACGTGGGGCGTGATCCAGGGGAGGAAGGAACGGCTCGTCTCCCGCGTGCTCGCGCTCGacttcctccgctccgccggCGTCTCCGaccccgccggcgagctcgaggccgtcgagctcccctcctccctcgagGTGCTCCAGGAGCGGCTCgacttcctcctccgcctcggcctctCCACCGACGACCTCTCCGCCtacccgctcctcctcgcctgcTCCCTCCGCAAGAACGCCATCCCCGTCCTCTCCTACCTCGAGAAGCTCGGCGtcacgcgcgcgcgcctcgccgccttCGTCCGCGCCTACCCGGCCTGCCTCcacgcctccgtcgccgtcgacctcaccCCCGTCGTCAAGTCCCTCCGCGGCCTCGACGTCGACCGCCAGGACCTCCCCCGCGTCCTCGAGAGGTACCCTGACATCCTCGGCCTCAAGCCCGATGGCACCATCAGCACCTCCGTCGCGTACCTCGTCGGCATCGtcggcgtggcgccgcgcgaCATCGGCCCCATGGTGACGCACTTCCCTTTCTTCCTCGGCATGCGCGTGGGCACCACCATCAAGCCTCTGTGCGAGTACATCACTTCTCTCGGGCTGCCAATGCGGATCCTCGCGAGGATTCTCGAGAAGCGGCCATACATTCTTGGCTATGATCTTGAGGAGACGGTCAAGCCAAATGTGGAGGCATTGCTCAGTTTTGGCATTCGAAAGGAGATGTTGCCGCTGGTGATTGCGCAGTATCCGCCTATTCTTGGATTACCGCTGAAAACGAAGTTAGCAGCCCAGCAGTACTTCTTCAACTTGAAGCTCCAAATTGACCCTGATGCGTTTGCCTGTGCTATTGAGAAATTGCCGCAGCTTGTAAGTTTGCATCAGAATATCATACTGAAGCTGGTGGAGTTTCTCCGTGGGCGAGGGATTAGTAATGAGGATGTTGCGCGGATGGTGGTTCGATGCCCTCAGATTTTGTTGCTTCGGATGGAGCTCATGAAGAACAGTCTTTACTTCTTCAAGAGCGAGATGAAGCGCCCAATAAGTGAATTGTTAGATTACCCTGAGTATTTTACTTACAGTTTGGAGTCAAGGATCAAGCCTAGGTACATGAGAGTTTCAACTAAGGGGATTAGATGCAGCTTGGATTGGTTCCTAAACTGCAGTGATCAGAGATTTGAGGAAAGAATGAGAGGGGATTTTATTGAAGGCGATGCACCAGGACCCTCCTTTACAATGGGAGGGAAGCTTCAGATGCCAGGCAGCCAGTTAGTGTCGGATGATGATAATGCGGAAAGTGACGATGAGGTGCTATATAGACGAACAGTCATGCTCTAG